In the Malus domestica chromosome 16, GDT2T_hap1 genome, one interval contains:
- the LOC103438254 gene encoding exosome complex component RRP41 homolog produces MNKALVRCEYTMANFSTGDRMRKPKGDRRSTEISLVIRQTMEACIMTHLMPRTQIDIFVQVLQADGGTRSACINAATLALSDAGIPMRDLVTSCSAGYLNSTPLLDLNYVEDSAGGADVTLGIMPKLDKVTLLQMDAKLPLDIFENVMRLAIEGCKAVATYIREVLLENTKQLEYRRGT; encoded by the exons ATGAACAAGGCACTG GTGCGGTGTGAGTACACCATGGCAAATTTTAGTACTGGAGATCGCATGAGGAAACCAAAGGGTGATAG ACGATCCACAGAGATTTCTCTTGTTATTCGGCAAACCATGGAAGCATGCATTATGACACATTTAATGCCTCGGACTCAG ATTGATATTTTTGTGCaagttctccaagcagatggaG GAACTAGATCTGCATGTATCAATGCTGCAACCCTGGCCCTTTCAGATGCTGGAATTCCAATGCGCgatcttgttacttcttgtagTGCCGGTTACCTTAATAGCACACCTCTACTTG ATTTAAACTATGTAGAAGATAGTGCTGGAGGTGCTGATGTCACTTTAGGTATTATGCCGAAGTTGGACAAAGTGACTCTTCTTCAG ATGGATGCTAAATTACCTTTGGATATTTTTGAAAATGTAATGCGACTTGCAATTGAAGGCTGCAAGGCGGTTGCAACATATATTCGAGAA GTATTACTAGAGAATACAAAGCAATTGGAGTATCGACGAGGCACCTAG
- the LOC103438321 gene encoding primary amine oxidase-like isoform X1, with translation MAASTVKLTLFLLPLFFTFALIISSHHPLDPLTPSEFKKVRTIVKKSYPSGLKHNLTFQYIGLDEPDKPVLQSWLSSKTKSNPPPRRAFVIARLHKETHELVVDLSNRYIISDKVYGGNDGYPMLTNDEQTAASALPFSYQPFIDSIKKRELNLSEVVCTTFTVGWFGEKHSRRAIKILCFYKEGTANVYMRPLEGVSLLVDLDEMKIVEYYDRSRLPMPKAEGTEYRLSKQKPPFGPPLNGFVIEQPNGPGFKIDGHKISWANWDFHLGFDVRAGPIISLASVYDLEKATYRQVLYRAFVSELFVPYMDPTEEWYYKTFFDAGEFGFGQLAMPLEPLTDCPANAEFLDAYYAGGDGTPVKISNALCIFEQQSGSVMWRHTESAIPGELITEVRPELRLIVRMVATVGNYDYILDWEFKPSGSIKIGVGLTGILEVKAADYTHTSQIKEDAYGTLLADYTIGVYHDHFLTYYLDLDVDGEANSFIKNNLVTKRVTNKNSPRKSYWTVESETAKTELDAKIQLGLKASELVVVNPNKKTKPGNSIGYRLIPGSISQALLSDDDYSQIRGAFTNYNVWVTPYNKSEKWAGGLYADRSHGEDTLATWSLRNREIENKDIVLWYTVGFHHVPCQEDFPIMPTLSGGFELRPTNFFESNPVLKTKPPSSKHVNSTIQP, from the exons ATGGCGGCTTCAACTGTGAAACTAACGCTCTTCTTACTCCCTTTGTTCTTCACCTTCGCCCTAATAATCTCAAGCCACCACCCACTAGATCCTTTAACCCCATCTGAATTCAAAAAGGTCCGAACCATAGTAAAAAAATCATACCCATCTGGCCTcaaacacaacctaacctttCAATACATAGGTTTAGACGAGCCAGACAAACCAGTCCTCCAATCATGGCTTTcatcaaaaaccaaatcaaaccccCCTCCTCGACGAGCCTTTGTCATCGCACGCCTCCACAAAGAAACCCACGAGCTCGTGGTCGATTTATCCAATCGTTACATAATTTCCGATAAAGTTTACGGTGGAAATGATGGTTACCCTATGCTCACCAACGACGAACAAACAGCGGCAAGTGCACTTCCGTTTTCCTATCAACCATTTATCGATTCGATTAAGAAGAGGGAGCTTAACTTGTCCGAGGTTGTTTGTACCACGTTTACAGTTGGGTGGTTTGGGGAGAAGCATAGTAGAAGAGCAATTAAAATTCTGTGTTTTTATAAAGAGGGCACGGCTAATGTGTACATGAGGCCCTTGGAGGGAGTATCTTTGTTGGTTGATCTTGATGAAATGAAAATAGTGGAGTATTATGACAGGTCTAGGCTTCCGATGCCGAAGGCTGAAGGAACGGAGTATCGGCTGTCAAAGCAGAAGCCGCCATTTGGTCCGCCGCTGAATGGTTTTGTCATCGAGCAACCGAACGGACCCGGGTTCAAAATCGACGGGCACAAAATAAG CTGGGCCAATTGGGATTTCCATTTGGGATTTGATGTTCGAGCTGGTCCAATAATTTCGTTGGCATCAGTCTACGATCTAGAAAAGGCTACATATCGTCAAGTATTATACAGAGCATTCGTATCCGAGCTTTTTGTGCCGTACATGGACCCAACTGAAGAATGGTACTACAAGACCTTCTTTGATGCCGGTGAATTTGGTTTTGGTCAACTGGCCATGCCACTTGAGCCCTTGACTGATTGCCCTGCCAATGCTGAGTTCTTGGATGCATACTATGCCGGGGGGGATGGTACTCCTGTTAAAATATCTAATGCTTTATGCATATTTGAGCAACAGTCTGGGAGTGTCATGTGGCGTCACACTGAATCAGCAATTCCTGGAGAACTG ATAACGGAGGTTAGGCCAGAACTAAGGTTGATAGTGAGGATGGTCGCAACTGTTGGCAACTACGATTACATACTCGACTGGGAATTTAAGCCAAGCGGCTCCATCAAAATTGGG GTTGGCTTAACAGGAATACTAGAAGTGAAGGCTGCAGATTACACTCACACTAGTCAAATAAAGGAGGATGCTTATGGTACATTGCTAGCAGATTATACAATTGGGGTGTACCACGACCATTTCTTGACCTATTACCTGGATCTTGATGTGGATGGTGAAGCCAACTCCTTTATTAAAAACAATTTGGTGACCAAAAGAGTGACAAACAAGAACTCACCTAGAAAGAGCTACTGGACAGTTGAAAGTGAGACAGCAAAAACCGAATTGGATGCAAAAATTCAGTTGGGTTTGAAGGCATCGGAGCTGGTTGTGGTAAACCCTAACAAGAAGACCAAACCTGGAAACAGCATTGGTTATCGTCTAATTCCAGGGTCAATATCACAAGCACTTTTAAGCGACGATGATTACTCACAAATCCGAGGTGCATTTACCAATTACAATGTATGGGTCACACCTTATAACAAGTCTGAAAAATGGGCTGGAGGACTATATGCTGATCGGAGCCATGGAGAAGACACACTGGCTACTTGGAGCCTCAG
- the LOC103438321 gene encoding primary amine oxidase-like precursor, which produces MAASTVKLTLFLLPLFFTFALIISSHHPLDPLTPSEFKKVRTIVKKSYPSGLKHNLTFQYIGLDEPDKPVLQSWLSSKTKSNPPPRRAFVIARLHKETHELVVDLSNRYIISDKVYGGNDGYPMLTNDEQTAASALPFSYQPFIDSIKKRELNLSEVVCTTFTVGWFGEKHSRRAIKILCFYKEGTANVYMRPLEGVSLLVDLDEMKIVEYYDRSRLPMPKAEGTEYRLSKQKPPFGPPLNGFVIEQPNGPGFKIDGHKISWANWDFHLGFDVRAGPIISLASVYDLEKATYRQVLYRAFVSELFVPYMDPTEEWYYKTFFDAGEFGFGQLAMPLEPLTDCPANAEFLDAYYAGGDGTPVKISNALCIFEQQSGSVMWRHTESAIPGELITEVRPELRLIVRMVATVGNYDYILDWEFKPSGSIKIGVGLTGILEVKAADYTHTSQIKEDAYGTLLADYTIGVYHDHFLTYYLDLDVDGEANSFIKNNLVTKRVTNKNSPRKSYWTVESETAKTELDAKIQLGLKASELVVVNPNKKTKPGNSIGYRLIPGSISQALLSDDDYSQIRGAFTNYNVWVTPYNKSEKWAGGLYADRSHGEDTLATWSLRYI; this is translated from the exons ATGGCGGCTTCAACTGTGAAACTAACGCTCTTCTTACTCCCTTTGTTCTTCACCTTCGCCCTAATAATCTCAAGCCACCACCCACTAGATCCTTTAACCCCATCTGAATTCAAAAAGGTCCGAACCATAGTAAAAAAATCATACCCATCTGGCCTcaaacacaacctaacctttCAATACATAGGTTTAGACGAGCCAGACAAACCAGTCCTCCAATCATGGCTTTcatcaaaaaccaaatcaaaccccCCTCCTCGACGAGCCTTTGTCATCGCACGCCTCCACAAAGAAACCCACGAGCTCGTGGTCGATTTATCCAATCGTTACATAATTTCCGATAAAGTTTACGGTGGAAATGATGGTTACCCTATGCTCACCAACGACGAACAAACAGCGGCAAGTGCACTTCCGTTTTCCTATCAACCATTTATCGATTCGATTAAGAAGAGGGAGCTTAACTTGTCCGAGGTTGTTTGTACCACGTTTACAGTTGGGTGGTTTGGGGAGAAGCATAGTAGAAGAGCAATTAAAATTCTGTGTTTTTATAAAGAGGGCACGGCTAATGTGTACATGAGGCCCTTGGAGGGAGTATCTTTGTTGGTTGATCTTGATGAAATGAAAATAGTGGAGTATTATGACAGGTCTAGGCTTCCGATGCCGAAGGCTGAAGGAACGGAGTATCGGCTGTCAAAGCAGAAGCCGCCATTTGGTCCGCCGCTGAATGGTTTTGTCATCGAGCAACCGAACGGACCCGGGTTCAAAATCGACGGGCACAAAATAAG CTGGGCCAATTGGGATTTCCATTTGGGATTTGATGTTCGAGCTGGTCCAATAATTTCGTTGGCATCAGTCTACGATCTAGAAAAGGCTACATATCGTCAAGTATTATACAGAGCATTCGTATCCGAGCTTTTTGTGCCGTACATGGACCCAACTGAAGAATGGTACTACAAGACCTTCTTTGATGCCGGTGAATTTGGTTTTGGTCAACTGGCCATGCCACTTGAGCCCTTGACTGATTGCCCTGCCAATGCTGAGTTCTTGGATGCATACTATGCCGGGGGGGATGGTACTCCTGTTAAAATATCTAATGCTTTATGCATATTTGAGCAACAGTCTGGGAGTGTCATGTGGCGTCACACTGAATCAGCAATTCCTGGAGAACTG ATAACGGAGGTTAGGCCAGAACTAAGGTTGATAGTGAGGATGGTCGCAACTGTTGGCAACTACGATTACATACTCGACTGGGAATTTAAGCCAAGCGGCTCCATCAAAATTGGG GTTGGCTTAACAGGAATACTAGAAGTGAAGGCTGCAGATTACACTCACACTAGTCAAATAAAGGAGGATGCTTATGGTACATTGCTAGCAGATTATACAATTGGGGTGTACCACGACCATTTCTTGACCTATTACCTGGATCTTGATGTGGATGGTGAAGCCAACTCCTTTATTAAAAACAATTTGGTGACCAAAAGAGTGACAAACAAGAACTCACCTAGAAAGAGCTACTGGACAGTTGAAAGTGAGACAGCAAAAACCGAATTGGATGCAAAAATTCAGTTGGGTTTGAAGGCATCGGAGCTGGTTGTGGTAAACCCTAACAAGAAGACCAAACCTGGAAACAGCATTGGTTATCGTCTAATTCCAGGGTCAATATCACAAGCACTTTTAAGCGACGATGATTACTCACAAATCCGAGGTGCATTTACCAATTACAATGTATGGGTCACACCTTATAACAAGTCTGAAAAATGGGCTGGAGGACTATATGCTGATCGGAGCCATGGAGAAGACACACTGGCTACTTGGAGCCTCAGGTATATATAA